TCTTGACTCCCTTTATCGGAGGGAGGCCTTTCTCATTCGAATGATCGAGCGAGAGGATGGTGGCTCCATCGTGCTAGGAGTTCCAAAATGAGCTATCACGAAACAGATTCAGGAATTCTGATCCTCAGACCATGGACGCCCCTTATAGGACTGTGGACCCCTTTAACCGAATCGTAGAAGAATGGCGCCCGAGCTCCAGCGACGCGGATGAAGCTCTTCTTCCTTCACTTCAGGGCCTTAGGGACCAGTGCCGCGACCTAGATCGCAACGAGTCGGTGGCTCGGGGGGCGGTGGAAAATATCACTGGCAACGTTGTGGGTGAGGGGCTTTGGCCTCAGTCAAAGCTTAATCACGAGCTTCTAGAGATTTCTGAAAAGGAGGCTCGGGCCTTTGAAAATAAGGCTGAGGCAATCTTCCGAGTGCTGGCAGAAAGCACCGCGATCGACTTTGCTGGAGTCTCGACATTCCCTGAACTTCAAGATCATGCCTCAAGATCTCAGCTTACCGATGGCGATTCCTTTGCAGTTCGAAGATTTAAAGCTAGGAGCCACTCAATTCTTGGGACCTGTGTCCAGGTTGTCGAAGGGGGGAGGGTTGCTGACCCAGCGGCCGGTTCGCTTTCAAAGGATATCAGAGAGGGCGTAGAGTTCGACCCTACTGGGGAGCCGATTGCCTACCACATCAGAAATAGGAAAAAGCTGCTGGATACGGGTTGGACCAGTGAGTCAAGGAGGGTAGCAAGGTACAATAATGAGCAAGAGCTCCAAGTCCTGCACCTATTTCACAAACGGCTTCCGGATCAAAGTCGGGGTGAGCCACTACTTGCCCCGACCATCCAAAAATTCAAGCAACTCTCTAGGTATGCTGAGGCTGAAATAGCCGCTGCCGTCATCAATGCCTTTCCAATGACCTTCATTAC
This window of the Pseudobacteriovorax antillogorgiicola genome carries:
- a CDS encoding phage portal protein translates to MDAPYRTVDPFNRIVEEWRPSSSDADEALLPSLQGLRDQCRDLDRNESVARGAVENITGNVVGEGLWPQSKLNHELLEISEKEARAFENKAEAIFRVLAESTAIDFAGVSTFPELQDHASRSQLTDGDSFAVRRFKARSHSILGTCVQVVEGGRVADPAAGSLSKDIREGVEFDPTGEPIAYHIRNRKKLLDTGWTSESRRVARYNNEQELQVLHLFHKRLPDQSRGEPLLAPTIQKFKQLSRYAEAEIAAAVINAFPMTFITSEGTSPLSGRSNAYLANRPKDSPERSKTVMGPMTMLNLLPGEKVESPTLGRPSPQFDAFFNSVLKQVGPSIGLPYEVLIQHFSSSYSAAPAALLQAWRFFKVRRKWLEIKFCQPIYEWVIHEAILRGMLEAPGFEDPFKRALYLKATWIGQEMPSIDRLKDAKADEVELSNGTTTRRDIVESKGKDYESLKRLELVADLRGEEFSSMKLATSNFGSTCG